The following coding sequences are from one Calypte anna isolate BGI_N300 chromosome 18, bCalAnn1_v1.p, whole genome shotgun sequence window:
- the ATP5PD gene encoding ATP synthase subunit d, mitochondrial has product MAGRRAAIKAIDWVAFGERVPANQKAMFNALKTRSDALSARLAALPEKPPEIDWAHYKAVVAKAGMVDEFQKKFSALKVPEPVDTQSAKIDAQEKEAAKSAAEYVQASQARVAQYEQQLQKFKNMIPFDQMTLEDYHDAFPETRLDKEKYPYWPHKPIADL; this is encoded by the exons ATGGCGGGCCGCAGAGCTGCCATCAAGGCCATTGACTGGGTGGCTTTCGGCGAGAGGGTGCCCGCCAACCAGAAGGCGATGTTCAACGCCCTGAAGACCCGCAGCGATGCGCTGTCGGCTCG GTTGGCTGCCCTGCCAGAGAAGCCCCCTGAGATTGACTGGGCTCACTACAAGGCTGTTGTTGCTAAAGCTGGCATGGTGGATGAGTTTCAGAAGAAG TTCAGTGCACTGAAGGTTCCTGAGCCCGTGGATACACAGAGTGCCAAAATTGATGCCCAGGAGAAGGAAGCT GCCAAGAGTGCGGCCGAGTACGTGCAGGCTTCCCAAGCGCGCGTGGCGCAGTACGAGCAGCAG CTGCAGAAGTTCAAAAACATGATTCCCTTCGACCAGATGACACTTGAGGACTATCACGATGCCTTCCCCGAGACCAGACTGGACAAGGAGAAGTACCCATACTGGCCCCACAAACCCATTGCTGATCTGTAA
- the MRPL58 gene encoding peptidyl-tRNA hydrolase ICT1, mitochondrial isoform X1 codes for MAAHRLRGLCQARVGLLAARFSQWDSGTEYRSAHSLDKLYPPRRDGAGGGGTEQEQKPPSALDIPLARLTVSYSRSSGPGGQNVNKVNTKAEVRFHLASAEWIPEATRQKMALMHRNKINRAGELIVNSEESRYQMRNLAICLEKIRTMVTEATEKPKVVSKETSQKLIERVEKMNRERLRQKKIHSSIKQSRKADFD; via the exons ATGGCGGCGCACAGGCTGCGGGGTTTGTGTCAGGCGCGGGTGGGGCTTCTCGCCGCCCGGTTCTCGCAGTGGGACAGCGGGACCGAGTACCGCAGCGCACACAGCCTGGACAAGCTGTACCCGCCGCGGCGGGACGGAGCCGGTGGCGGCGGCACG gagcaggagcagaagcCGCCATCCGCGCTCGACATCCCCCTGG CTCGTCTGACCGTGTCCTACAGCCGGAGCAGTGGCCCAGGAGGGCAGAATGTTAATAAAG TGAATACCAAGGCTGAGGTTCGGTTCCACCTGGCATCAGCAGAGTGGATCCCAGAAGctacaagacagaaaatggcACTGATG CACAGGAATAAGATAaacagagctggggagctgaTTGTGAACTCTGAGGAGAGCCGGTACCAAATGAGGAACCTGGCAATTTGTCTGGAAAAAATCAGAACCATGGTGACAGAGGCCACTGAGAAGCCCAAGGTGGTGTCCAAGGAGACTTCACAGAAACTCATAGAGAG GGTGGAAAAAATGAACCGTGAACGACTACGACAGAAAAAGATACACTCAAGTataaagcagagcaggaaggcagACTTTGACTGA
- the MRPL58 gene encoding peptidyl-tRNA hydrolase ICT1, mitochondrial isoform X2, giving the protein MAAHRLRGLCQARVGLLAARFSQWDSGTEYRSAHSLDKLYPPRRDGAGGGGTEQKPPSALDIPLARLTVSYSRSSGPGGQNVNKVNTKAEVRFHLASAEWIPEATRQKMALMHRNKINRAGELIVNSEESRYQMRNLAICLEKIRTMVTEATEKPKVVSKETSQKLIERVEKMNRERLRQKKIHSSIKQSRKADFD; this is encoded by the exons ATGGCGGCGCACAGGCTGCGGGGTTTGTGTCAGGCGCGGGTGGGGCTTCTCGCCGCCCGGTTCTCGCAGTGGGACAGCGGGACCGAGTACCGCAGCGCACACAGCCTGGACAAGCTGTACCCGCCGCGGCGGGACGGAGCCGGTGGCGGCGGCACG gagcagaagcCGCCATCCGCGCTCGACATCCCCCTGG CTCGTCTGACCGTGTCCTACAGCCGGAGCAGTGGCCCAGGAGGGCAGAATGTTAATAAAG TGAATACCAAGGCTGAGGTTCGGTTCCACCTGGCATCAGCAGAGTGGATCCCAGAAGctacaagacagaaaatggcACTGATG CACAGGAATAAGATAaacagagctggggagctgaTTGTGAACTCTGAGGAGAGCCGGTACCAAATGAGGAACCTGGCAATTTGTCTGGAAAAAATCAGAACCATGGTGACAGAGGCCACTGAGAAGCCCAAGGTGGTGTCCAAGGAGACTTCACAGAAACTCATAGAGAG GGTGGAAAAAATGAACCGTGAACGACTACGACAGAAAAAGATACACTCAAGTataaagcagagcaggaaggcagACTTTGACTGA